One Brassica napus cultivar Da-Ae chromosome C2, Da-Ae, whole genome shotgun sequence DNA window includes the following coding sequences:
- the LOC106349959 gene encoding uncharacterized protein LOC106349959, which produces MAAIPAAVDRAYGVTNIKSHIPIILDTDDHNYDAWRELILTHCQSFDVAGHLDGTLVPADDVDTVWTKKDGLVKLWLYGTLSKNLLKSTFKTGGTARYIWLRIENFFRNNKEARAIQLDHDLRNKEI; this is translated from the coding sequence ATGGCCGCTATCCCCGCTGCCGTTGATCGAGCATATGGAGTAACAAACATCAAATCCCATATCCCGATTATCCTAGATACGGACGATCACAACTATGACGCATGGAGAGAACTCATTCTCACCCATTGCCAAAGTTTTGATGTTGCTGGCCACTTGGACGGCACACTTGTTCCTGCAGATGATGTCGACACTGTGTGGACCAAGAAAGATGGTCTCGTTAAGCTATGGCTGTACGGAACCTTATCCAAAAATCTCTTAAAAAGCACCTTCAAGACGGGAGGGACTGCACGATATATCTGGTTGCGAATCGAAAACTTTTTTCGGAACAACAAAGAGGCTAGAGCCATACAGCTTGATCATGACTTGCGGAACAAGGAAATTTGA
- the LOC106349961 gene encoding uncharacterized mitochondrial protein AtMg00810-like, producing the protein MSTTITASSTKIRSDIVTKLKEEFPMTDAGTINSFLGISAKFNDKGLFLSQGRYAEEIIERANMKECNPCATPVDLKQKLSDKEGSPVKDPTQYRSLAGALQYLTFTRQICLFMHDPREPHLAALRRIVQYLQGIKQHGLQLLKHQKMNMTAYSDADWGGCPDTRRSTFGFCIYLGDNLVSRSAKRQPTVSRSSAEAEYKGVANAVAETYWIRNLLLEMDCPLQKATLVYCDNISAVYLSSNPVQHQRTKHIEIDIHFVREKVKMGQIRVHRYSMLTYLQKDYHQLSSTPFGPV; encoded by the coding sequence ATGTCGACGACAATCACCGCCTCATCGACAAAGATACGTTCTGACATTGTCACCAAACTGAAAGAAGAGTTCCCTATGACCGATGCTGGAACAAtcaactccttcctcggaaTCTCGGCCAAGTTCAACGACAAAGGCCTATTTCTCAGTCAAGGGAGATACGCGGAGGAGATAATTGAAAGAGCAAACATGAAGGAATGCAATCCCTGCGCAACACCCGTTGACTTGAAGCAGAAGTTATCAGACAAAGAAGGCAGTCCAGTGAAAGACCCTACTCAATATCGTAGCCTCGCAGGAGCCCTACAATATTTAACCTTCACTAGACAGATATGTCTGTTTATGCACGACCCACGGGAACCTCATCTCGCAGCCTTGAGACGGATCGTACAGTACCTCCAAGGGATAAAGCAACACGGCCTTCAACTCCTCAAGCATCAGAAGATGAACATGACTGCATACTCTGATGCCGATTGGGGAGGCTGTCCCGACACACGTCGCTCAACATTCGGCTTCTGCATTTACTTGGGAGACAATCTTGTTTCACGGTCCGCTAAGCGCCAACCAACTGTCTCAAGATCAAGTGCTGAAGCAGAGTACAAAGGTGTGGCTAATGCAGTTGCAGAAACGTATTGGATACGCAATCTCCTACTCGAAATGGACTGTCCTCTACAGAAGGCTACGTTAGTGTACTGTGATAACATCAGTGCAGTCTATCTATCTTCAAATCCAGTCCAACATCAACGCACCAAACACATAGAGATTGACATACACTTTGTTCGCGAGAAGGTTAAAATGGGTCAGATACGTGTACATCGTTACAGTATGCTGACATATTTACAAAAGGACTACCATCAACTCTCTTCAACTCCTTTCGGTCCAGTTTAG
- the LOC106347035 gene encoding photosynthetic NDH subunit of subcomplex B 5, chloroplastic has protein sequence MATINSTVTILSPKSIPKIINSKLGVGVSDQTTGFSPNVVKCVSSSSCRRLKLAKLVSAAGLSQIEPDINEDPIGQFELNSIEMEDFKYGYYDGAHTFYEGEVEKGTFWGAIADDIAAVDPPSGFQGLISWLFLPAIAAGMYFDAPGEYLFIGAGLFTIVFCIIEMDKPDMPHNFEPQIYKMERGARDKLINDYNTMSIWDFNDKYGDIWDFTVEKDDIATR, from the exons ATGGCAACCATTAATTCAACTGTCACGATTCTCTCTCCCAAATCGATCCCAAAGATCATCAATTCGAAACTCGGAGTTGGTGTTTCTGATCAGACCACCGGTTTCTCTCCCAACGTCGTGAAATGTGTCAGTTCCTCCTCTTGCCGGAGATTAAAGTTAGCCAAGCTGGTCTCCGCGGCTGGGTTGTCGCAGATCGAACCAGATATCAACGAAGATCCCATTGGTCAGTTCGAGCTTAACAGTATTGAAATG GAGGATTTCAAGTATGGGTATTACGATGGAGCTCATACTTTCTACGAAGGAGAAGTTGAGAAAG GAACGTTTTGGGGAGCAATTGCAGATGATATTGCTGCTGTGGATCCTCCATCTGGGTTTCAAGGTTTAATCTCTTGGTTGTTTCTTCCTGCTATTGCTGCTGGGATGTATTTTGATGCTCCG GGTGAGTACTTGTTCATAGGTGCGGGTTTGTTTACCATAGTGTTCTGTATAATAGAGATGGATAAACCAGACATGCCCCACAACTTCGAACCTCAGATTTACAAAATGGAGAGAGGAGCTCGTGACAAGCTCATTAATGACTACAACACTATGAGCATTTGGGACTTTAATGACAAGTATGGTGATATCTGGGATTTCACCGTCGAGAAGGATGATATCGCCACAAGATAA